The following proteins come from a genomic window of Pseudomonadota bacterium:
- a CDS encoding enolase C-terminal domain-like protein: MKIARVDVFQRELSYAGGTYTISGKRHYTSFDATFVRITTDCGVTGWGESTPFGSTYIAEHAGGVRAALQIVAPSLLGLDPRTPQIINVAMDQVLKGHQGAKAALDVACWDIFGQYADMPVCALLGGSTGEILPLISSIPSAEPEVMRKSVAAFREQGYRGHSIKIGHSEAEGGPLLDAECVRACLSDRLAGEFFLVDANGGLSVEHALRFLTLLGPADIVLEAPCATWAETLRLRPQCRVPILLDELIVDDADVAMLIRHDAADGVGLKITKAGGLTAARRQVDLCRAAGLTLSVQDTVGSDIAFAAIVHCGQTVPNRLLRCILDTRDMVSITTASVDVERFDDGVRTGTAPGLGLTVDEAAMGEPIASFV, from the coding sequence ATGAAAATCGCGCGAGTGGATGTTTTCCAACGCGAACTATCCTATGCGGGTGGTACGTATACGATTTCCGGCAAGCGCCACTACACGTCGTTCGATGCGACGTTCGTTCGCATCACAACGGACTGTGGCGTGACTGGATGGGGCGAGTCGACGCCATTCGGATCGACGTATATCGCCGAACACGCTGGCGGAGTGCGGGCAGCCCTGCAAATTGTGGCCCCCTCGCTATTGGGACTCGATCCTCGAACACCGCAGATCATCAACGTTGCAATGGACCAGGTGCTTAAGGGGCATCAAGGGGCCAAAGCGGCACTGGATGTCGCGTGTTGGGACATCTTTGGTCAATACGCGGATATGCCCGTGTGCGCGTTATTGGGTGGGTCGACCGGTGAGATCCTACCCCTTATTTCATCGATTCCCAGCGCGGAGCCAGAGGTCATGCGGAAGAGTGTGGCCGCGTTTCGTGAGCAGGGATACCGTGGGCACTCGATAAAAATTGGTCATAGCGAGGCAGAGGGTGGGCCGTTGTTGGATGCCGAATGCGTAAGGGCATGCCTTAGCGACCGGCTTGCAGGAGAGTTTTTTCTGGTAGATGCCAATGGAGGACTGTCGGTTGAACATGCGCTGCGCTTTTTAACGCTGTTGGGTCCGGCGGATATCGTTTTGGAGGCGCCGTGCGCAACGTGGGCTGAGACGCTGCGTCTGAGGCCTCAGTGTCGCGTGCCGATCTTGCTGGATGAACTGATTGTCGATGATGCCGACGTCGCAATGCTGATTCGCCATGACGCGGCAGACGGCGTAGGCCTAAAGATCACCAAAGCGGGCGGTCTCACCGCTGCTCGACGTCAAGTCGATTTGTGTCGTGCCGCAGGTTTGACGCTCAGTGTACAGGATACAGTGGGATCCGATATTGCATTTGCCGCGATCGTCCACTGCGGACAGACCGTACCCAATCGACTGTTGCGTTGCATTCTTGATACGCGCGATATGGTCTCGATCACGACGGCGTCGGTCGATGTCGAACGGTTCGATGATGGGGTGCGCACAGGTACGGCGCCCGGTCTTGGCCTCACGGTGGATGAGGCGGCAATGGGCGAGCCGATCGCGTCGTTTGTGTAA
- a CDS encoding dihydrofolate reductase, whose translation MTARVMRTAELAVIVAVSKNGVIGRNNALPWQLRADLKWFKQVTTGNTIVMGRKTYESIGRPLPNRDNIVLSRRGGEIEGCRVCQTLDSAVAQASRGDVFVIGGAQIYRYALPMATRLFLTVVDAQVEGDTWLPFIDLEDWERVAVQSVEADAENEFACELREYRRRRVDSPAR comes from the coding sequence ATGACCGCCAGGGTAATGCGCACGGCGGAGCTAGCGGTGATTGTGGCGGTCTCCAAAAATGGCGTAATTGGTCGTAACAACGCGTTGCCATGGCAGTTGCGCGCCGACCTCAAATGGTTCAAACAGGTCACCACGGGTAATACCATTGTCATGGGGCGTAAAACCTATGAGTCGATCGGCCGTCCATTGCCCAATCGAGACAATATTGTGCTTAGTCGTCGCGGCGGCGAGATTGAAGGTTGCCGTGTGTGCCAGACGCTCGATTCGGCGGTGGCGCAGGCGTCGCGCGGTGACGTGTTTGTCATTGGTGGCGCGCAAATTTATCGATACGCCTTACCTATGGCGACTCGATTGTTTCTGACGGTCGTGGACGCGCAGGTAGAGGGCGATACGTGGTTGCCGTTTATCGATTTGGAGGATTGGGAGCGTGTGGCCGTGCAGTCGGTAGAGGCGGACGCCGAGAATGAGTTCGCGTGTGAGCTTCGCGAGTATCGACGTCGGCGAGTCGATTCACCTGCACGATGA
- the thyA gene encoding thymidylate synthase codes for MNQYLKLVQHILESGSVKTDRTGTGTRSVFGHQMRFDLDQGFPLVTTKKLHIRSIIYELLWFLNGDTNIRYLNDNGVTIWDEWADEQGDLGPVYGAQWRSWPARDGGTIDQISAVVEQLKTQPDSRRIIVNAWNVADLDRMALSPCHTLFQFYVADDKLSCQLYQRSADVFLGVPFNIASYALLTHMMAQQCDLSPGDFVWTGGDCHLYSNHFEQARLQLERTPLTLPKLVLRRHPSSLFDYEYDDFDIVGYEHHAPIKAPVAV; via the coding sequence ATGAATCAGTACCTGAAGTTAGTTCAGCACATTTTGGAATCGGGCAGCGTAAAGACCGACCGCACGGGCACAGGCACGCGCAGCGTGTTTGGCCATCAAATGCGTTTTGATCTCGACCAAGGTTTTCCACTCGTCACCACCAAGAAACTGCACATTCGATCAATCATTTATGAACTACTGTGGTTTTTAAACGGCGACACCAATATTCGCTATCTGAACGACAATGGCGTAACCATCTGGGATGAATGGGCAGACGAACAAGGTGATCTCGGTCCCGTTTATGGCGCGCAGTGGCGTTCGTGGCCGGCCCGGGATGGTGGCACGATTGATCAAATTAGTGCGGTGGTCGAGCAGCTTAAAACGCAACCTGATTCTCGACGGATCATTGTCAACGCGTGGAATGTCGCCGATCTGGATCGTATGGCATTGTCGCCGTGTCACACCTTATTTCAGTTTTACGTGGCAGACGACAAACTGTCGTGCCAGCTTTATCAACGCAGTGCCGACGTTTTTTTGGGGGTCCCGTTTAACATCGCATCCTACGCGTTGCTCACGCACATGATGGCACAGCAGTGTGATTTGTCGCCGGGTGATTTTGTCTGGACGGGCGGCGATTGTCATTTGTATTCCAATCACTTCGAACAGGCGCGACTGCAGCTTGAACGAACGCCGTTGACACTGCCGAAGCTGGTATTGCGTCGCCATCCTTCTTCATTGTTCGACTATGAATATGACGATTTCGATATCGTCGGCTATGAGCATCACGCGCCGATTAAGGCGCCGGTCGCCGTATGA
- the lgt gene encoding prolipoprotein diacylglyceryl transferase: MEFPNFDPNIFSIGRFAIRWYSLMYVIGFATAWWLLIRRAGRTDQAQSFRSWKRADIEDLIFFAALGVIIGGRIGYVFFYAFDRFIDSPIYLFKIYEGGMSFHGGLIGVILGMAYFALSRGRHWLDVTDFLAPAAPLGLFFGRVGNFINGELWGKPTDLPWGFIVEGVKRHPSQLYEGILEGLVLFVVLWWFSRSTRPRMAVSGLFLLGYGAFRFLVEFVRLPDADKGYLLFDWVTMGQILSTPMILIGLLLLVLAYRQNVIGGEVKRIK; this comes from the coding sequence ATGGAATTTCCAAATTTCGACCCAAATATTTTCAGTATTGGGCGCTTTGCTATTCGCTGGTACAGCCTCATGTATGTGATCGGCTTCGCGACCGCATGGTGGCTGTTGATACGGCGCGCCGGCCGCACCGACCAAGCCCAATCGTTTCGGTCGTGGAAACGTGCAGACATTGAAGATTTGATTTTCTTTGCGGCGCTCGGCGTGATCATAGGTGGCCGCATCGGCTATGTCTTTTTCTACGCGTTTGATCGGTTCATCGATAGCCCGATTTATCTCTTCAAGATTTATGAAGGCGGCATGTCGTTTCACGGCGGCCTCATCGGCGTCATTCTGGGCATGGCCTATTTTGCCTTGTCACGCGGACGCCACTGGCTTGACGTGACTGACTTTTTGGCGCCGGCGGCACCACTGGGTCTGTTTTTTGGTCGAGTGGGTAACTTCATCAATGGCGAGCTGTGGGGCAAACCTACTGACTTACCCTGGGGCTTTATCGTTGAGGGCGTCAAACGCCATCCCTCTCAGCTGTACGAGGGCATTCTTGAGGGGCTGGTGTTGTTTGTCGTGCTGTGGTGGTTCAGCCGTTCCACGCGACCACGAATGGCGGTGTCCGGGTTATTCTTGCTTGGCTACGGGGCATTTCGATTTCTGGTGGAGTTTGTGCGTCTACCCGACGCGGACAAAGGCTATCTGCTCTTCGACTGGGTGACCATGGGTCAGATCTTGTCGACGCCTATGATTCTGATTGGGCTACTGCTGCTGGTGTTGGCTTATCGACAAAACGTGATTGGTGGTGAGGTGAAACGAATTAAATGA